The Leptospira langatensis genome includes a window with the following:
- a CDS encoding baseplate J/gp47 family protein, with translation MGSPAPYIPKTFLEYQTAFQNYLIARGSRITNFNANSRVSQIIDAIATLLSEGDVRTLNGFRYSIREGVYNAFGFPRLPGLKTVGIVRIEHSGHTTDILFPIFNLDLFGLKFQSVAPVTLVVGQTYVEIEVRAETNGVDYNITRLSIDTDDGLGSLDIQVPGGTRFWNPADFSGGTELETEENRLKRFQDFILSLGRSTKLGIYTAATSIPGVAGVQMTLNVNPVSNAFEIGWINLYVSDGTSNPPPSLLSLVRKTIEGDMDDPSNFPGYSAAGTFVYTAAVPVIGINCDFVLGLMNDSQLTEAEALVIAINALTLYINTLPVGFDVTIEQVNATLLKAHPDFYHIQFNSLYGRLASDPIPSPLPLPGDIEVQSTFLPRTGGTSGGQLVGEVLRVIPT, from the coding sequence ATGGGTTCGCCCGCACCATATATCCCGAAAACCTTCTTAGAATATCAAACTGCCTTTCAAAACTATTTGATTGCGCGCGGTTCTAGAATTACAAATTTCAACGCGAATTCGCGAGTCTCCCAAATAATTGACGCGATCGCTACCCTCTTATCGGAAGGAGACGTTCGAACTCTAAACGGTTTTAGATACTCAATTAGGGAAGGTGTCTATAATGCGTTTGGTTTTCCGAGGCTCCCAGGATTGAAGACAGTCGGAATCGTTCGCATCGAACATTCTGGACATACAACAGATATCCTCTTTCCAATTTTCAATTTAGATCTCTTCGGTTTAAAGTTCCAATCTGTGGCCCCTGTAACTTTGGTAGTTGGCCAGACATACGTGGAAATTGAGGTAAGAGCTGAAACCAATGGAGTAGATTACAATATTACGAGGCTTTCTATTGATACGGACGATGGCCTCGGATCCTTAGACATTCAAGTTCCAGGCGGAACTCGGTTTTGGAATCCTGCTGATTTTTCCGGGGGAACAGAGCTAGAAACGGAGGAGAATAGGCTAAAGCGCTTCCAAGATTTTATTCTTTCACTAGGCCGTTCGACTAAGCTTGGAATTTACACTGCGGCTACCTCTATTCCGGGTGTGGCCGGCGTTCAAATGACCCTAAACGTCAACCCCGTTTCTAATGCGTTTGAAATTGGTTGGATAAATCTTTATGTTTCGGACGGAACTTCCAACCCACCACCGTCTCTACTAAGTTTAGTACGTAAAACGATTGAAGGTGATATGGATGATCCTTCGAATTTTCCCGGCTATTCCGCTGCCGGAACATTCGTTTACACTGCAGCGGTACCGGTCATCGGAATCAATTGCGATTTCGTATTGGGGTTAATGAATGATTCTCAATTAACTGAGGCTGAAGCCTTAGTCATTGCCATAAATGCGCTTACTCTGTATATCAATACCCTTCCTGTAGGATTTGATGTTACTATAGAACAAGTTAATGCCACATTGCTGAAAGCCCATCCCGATTTTTATCATATCCAATTCAATTCACTTTACGGCCGATTGGCCTCCGATCCAATTCCTTCTCCACTACCGCTTCCGGGAGATATTGAAGTACAAAGTACCTTCCTTCCTAGAACCGGTGGGACATCTGGAGGACAACTTGTCGGGGAAGTACTTCGGGTCATTCCTACATGA
- a CDS encoding baseplate assembly protein, with translation MTESGEPFAKVRYFGPNLNAKTNTAHGRLEPLKKGQIVLVEFLFGSFRKPIISRAFPFAAKDSDLSNIQNFWDKYSFINPETDIIDFHESGYFVRQTANKIMICDSDQNVVHEIDFITRKAKWNIDIEVEGNFKVIGNTTFEGDLTQTGDQSITGKIHASKEISSDEDVKAGEISLTQHGHLEHPGPSPETRTAGGAVP, from the coding sequence ATGACCGAATCAGGAGAGCCGTTCGCTAAAGTCAGGTATTTCGGACCAAATCTGAATGCCAAGACAAACACTGCTCACGGGCGATTAGAGCCGTTAAAAAAAGGGCAAATAGTTTTAGTTGAGTTCTTATTTGGCTCGTTCCGCAAGCCAATTATCTCCCGGGCCTTTCCATTCGCGGCCAAGGATTCGGATCTTTCTAATATTCAAAACTTTTGGGATAAATACTCTTTTATTAATCCTGAGACCGATATCATTGATTTCCATGAGTCCGGATATTTCGTTCGGCAAACGGCAAATAAGATTATGATTTGCGACTCAGATCAAAATGTAGTTCATGAAATTGATTTCATTACTCGAAAAGCGAAATGGAATATAGATATCGAAGTAGAGGGTAACTTTAAAGTTATCGGAAATACGACCTTCGAGGGAGACTTAACGCAGACAGGGGATCAATCGATTACCGGTAAGATACATGCCTCTAAAGAAATTTCTTCCGATGAAGATGTTAAGGCGGGGGAAATATCCTTAACCCAGCACGGTCATTTGGAACACCCAGGACCATCTCCAGAAACTCGTACTGCAGGGGGAGCAGTTCCGTAG
- a CDS encoding capsid protein codes for MNGPYSLETLLEIKKAFEANTADGGAEPFVQVGSSGAALSMQSLDRTYVATVSSDDDFRFLKQVPRRTISQVIAEYNKLSSHGGGWYRSSYIGQSDEPSASDSVLDRLYNEVNYIAERFEFNKVVDSTQNAQDPEVVQSNSALRRGMENMSRNFWFGDRSINKFKQDGFLATVSKMSSDFVQDARGQLPEAGEFKHYSAEIRSKFFGKVNQAWMHPGTKALYDQIYSNGSSGNVAVIQNQSQDPSDVKYGNIVSGIPDSNASKNFIKFEDDIWLDRHNWDVPLVRDPNGNWVEGPTSDNAPGTPTVALAAIPSVPGSKFTSSWEGSYKYRVCAGNLRDWSQASTEAAVTVAVGGGVSLTITAASGIPATEFAIFRETKANSGIIKYMREIPKTGANTIFQDLNEDLPGTSIIVMGDFNAQSTSDEKRTLVLSELLGFTKTLFPYGAGGKLRMRQGMVEHYGVLQILAGEKFRVWKNVPAML; via the coding sequence ATGAACGGTCCTTACTCTCTTGAAACGCTCCTTGAAATCAAAAAAGCTTTCGAGGCAAACACGGCTGACGGTGGAGCGGAACCGTTTGTTCAAGTTGGTTCGTCCGGCGCTGCACTCTCAATGCAGTCCTTGGATAGAACGTATGTGGCAACGGTTTCTTCCGACGACGATTTCCGTTTTCTAAAACAAGTGCCACGTAGAACGATTAGTCAAGTAATCGCTGAATACAACAAGCTAAGTTCTCATGGAGGCGGTTGGTATCGCAGCTCTTACATTGGCCAGTCCGATGAACCATCGGCTAGTGATTCCGTGCTTGACCGCTTGTACAATGAAGTGAACTACATTGCAGAGCGATTTGAGTTCAATAAGGTAGTTGATTCTACCCAGAACGCACAGGATCCAGAAGTGGTTCAGTCAAACTCTGCCCTCAGAAGAGGAATGGAGAATATGAGCCGAAACTTCTGGTTTGGCGATCGCTCTATCAATAAATTTAAGCAGGATGGTTTCTTAGCAACGGTTTCCAAAATGAGCTCCGATTTTGTCCAGGATGCTCGAGGACAGTTGCCGGAAGCAGGCGAATTCAAGCATTACTCTGCCGAAATTAGGTCCAAGTTTTTCGGAAAAGTGAACCAAGCATGGATGCACCCTGGCACAAAAGCGCTCTATGACCAGATCTATTCCAACGGATCTTCTGGTAACGTAGCCGTAATTCAAAACCAAAGCCAGGATCCGAGCGATGTAAAATACGGAAATATCGTTTCCGGTATTCCGGACTCCAACGCGAGCAAAAATTTCATTAAGTTCGAAGATGATATTTGGTTGGACCGACATAACTGGGATGTTCCTTTAGTCCGCGATCCAAATGGAAATTGGGTTGAAGGTCCAACAAGTGACAACGCTCCGGGCACTCCGACGGTAGCATTGGCTGCAATTCCGTCCGTTCCAGGATCCAAATTCACCTCAAGTTGGGAAGGTAGCTATAAATACCGTGTTTGTGCGGGCAATCTTCGCGATTGGTCACAAGCTTCCACGGAAGCTGCTGTAACTGTAGCTGTCGGCGGGGGTGTTTCCTTGACTATAACGGCCGCATCGGGGATTCCGGCGACTGAATTTGCGATCTTCCGCGAAACTAAAGCTAATTCCGGGATAATCAAATACATGAGAGAAATCCCAAAGACAGGTGCGAATACGATCTTTCAAGATTTGAATGAGGACCTTCCGGGAACTTCGATCATTGTCATGGGGGATTTTAACGCCCAGTCCACCTCCGACGAAAAGAGGACCTTAGTTCTTTCCGAACTCTTGGGATTCACTAAAACCCTCTTCCCTTATGGAGCCGGTGGCAAATTACGTATGCGCCAAGGTATGGTAGAACATTACGGTGTGCTGCAAATTCTGGCCGGAGAAAAATTCCGAGTTTGGAAAAACGTTCCAGCGATGCTGTAA
- a CDS encoding patatin-like phospholipase family protein has translation MRKVGLIFAGGGAKGSFSVGVAKAFKEAGVNVTVVSGTSVGAIVGGCFVTNKLSELEAAFGFSKGKESFFKNWKFPRLFRAYKKRALFDNSPIVKLARTILSEDDFRGLTIKFGCAATNIETGDLATFSTETLPGQMIDAILASAALPPAFVPVRIQNSTFVDGGLREAIPAKLAIDLDPACDEYVIILPTKGMLGIPDKKFGDLSMGEYALRLFDIMFSQIYEGNLNTGLSKYWAEAKFRIIEPEFQIVHDTLDFDPGRALASIEEGYRQGRKFILNPR, from the coding sequence ATGCGTAAAGTAGGTTTGATATTTGCAGGCGGTGGCGCAAAGGGAAGCTTTTCTGTGGGAGTAGCGAAAGCCTTTAAGGAAGCTGGCGTTAACGTAACTGTAGTTTCAGGGACTTCAGTTGGAGCAATTGTGGGTGGTTGCTTCGTTACCAATAAACTTTCCGAATTAGAGGCCGCTTTCGGTTTCTCCAAGGGAAAGGAATCGTTCTTCAAGAATTGGAAATTTCCTCGCCTCTTCCGAGCTTATAAAAAACGAGCTCTCTTTGATAACTCACCAATAGTGAAACTAGCGAGAACCATTCTTTCGGAAGATGACTTTAGGGGCTTAACTATCAAATTTGGTTGTGCCGCTACCAATATCGAAACAGGTGACCTAGCAACTTTTTCTACGGAAACTTTGCCTGGTCAAATGATAGACGCCATCCTTGCGTCGGCCGCACTACCTCCAGCTTTTGTACCGGTAAGGATTCAAAATTCAACGTTCGTCGATGGTGGCTTACGCGAGGCAATCCCTGCGAAACTTGCCATCGACCTAGACCCTGCATGTGATGAGTATGTCATCATCCTTCCAACGAAGGGGATGTTGGGAATTCCAGATAAGAAATTCGGCGATCTTTCAATGGGAGAATACGCCCTTCGACTTTTTGATATAATGTTCAGCCAAATTTATGAAGGGAATTTAAACACCGGCTTAAGCAAATATTGGGCGGAAGCTAAATTTAGAATCATCGAACCAGAATTCCAAATCGTCCATGACACATTAGATTTTGATCCCGGTAGAGCGTTAGCATCGATTGAGGAAGGATACCGCCAAGGAAGAAAGTTCATTCTAAATCCTAGGTAG
- a CDS encoding phage portal protein — MVSTGGRPRGKNYEKNLAKRERLASKNGAILDERVVKGELVNQRLLQMAKSFFGMVNSDQVAGRKNPTYTYNQVQNIADGVLLRPIGRIPTDTLRLAAYSTSLISAIHTNRVDELHKFAHISKKEGLWFRTEDEDSQIDDETAARMKACGKWFEKMGDLVENWSGRDHLFPVFEMMLRDTLTIDGLAFYLVRNAFGKLIEMRYLDPATIYPVDPRKGYKGDKSIAFVQIVDNNPVETFGPDEILWPHKNHLSDVNMRGFGFSPLEACMLDMSGVINTTRFNRSRFTRQPPAGFLSVQADLSPDSLDALEMQWEEMVSGQDDSHKVPILATSAGEVKWTPLNLSNDLIYEKFMQWMVSFVLMSHGMDQAELGLRLIGSQSLSEANQMDKSLHSMTRAKKSILSYFAHTFNTIREFREDFHGIVVFFPGQDPEDEKEKMAKEKDEVQYLKLVDEVRIKRDEPKLSEKMAELYGGSEEDYKFAGAMLLNPQFMQVYNQIIANSSQGNGAQDTFQADDPVPVEEQPQEVDSDLVFDL; from the coding sequence ATGGTAAGCACTGGCGGAAGACCGCGTGGAAAAAATTATGAAAAGAACTTAGCAAAGCGCGAGCGACTCGCGTCGAAGAATGGTGCTATTTTGGATGAACGAGTTGTCAAAGGAGAACTTGTCAATCAGCGCTTACTTCAAATGGCAAAATCTTTTTTCGGAATGGTAAATTCGGATCAAGTCGCAGGCAGAAAAAATCCCACCTATACATATAACCAAGTTCAAAACATTGCGGATGGTGTTTTACTTCGACCAATAGGTCGAATCCCTACTGATACACTTAGGCTAGCGGCCTACAGCACATCCCTTATTTCCGCCATTCATACAAACCGGGTTGATGAACTTCATAAATTTGCTCATATTTCCAAGAAGGAAGGCCTTTGGTTTAGGACCGAAGATGAAGATTCACAAATAGACGACGAAACCGCTGCCCGGATGAAGGCCTGCGGGAAGTGGTTCGAAAAAATGGGCGATCTTGTAGAGAACTGGTCCGGAAGAGATCATCTCTTCCCAGTTTTCGAGATGATGCTCCGAGACACGCTTACAATAGATGGTCTCGCTTTCTATTTAGTAAGGAACGCTTTCGGGAAATTGATCGAAATGCGTTATCTGGATCCGGCAACAATTTACCCCGTGGATCCCCGTAAAGGCTATAAGGGTGATAAGTCCATTGCATTCGTTCAGATTGTAGATAACAATCCAGTGGAGACTTTCGGGCCGGACGAGATCCTGTGGCCCCATAAGAATCACTTGTCCGACGTAAACATGCGTGGATTTGGATTTTCACCGCTCGAGGCGTGCATGCTGGACATGTCTGGAGTAATTAATACGACCAGATTTAACCGATCAAGATTTACTCGTCAGCCACCTGCCGGTTTCTTATCCGTTCAGGCCGACCTATCCCCAGATTCTTTAGACGCACTGGAAATGCAATGGGAGGAAATGGTCTCGGGACAGGACGATTCGCACAAAGTGCCAATCCTAGCCACTAGCGCGGGCGAAGTAAAATGGACTCCATTGAACCTTTCCAATGATCTCATCTACGAAAAGTTTATGCAATGGATGGTTTCCTTTGTACTAATGAGTCACGGCATGGACCAAGCCGAACTTGGGTTACGGTTGATCGGCTCCCAAAGTTTATCCGAAGCGAACCAAATGGACAAGAGCCTTCATTCGATGACACGCGCAAAGAAATCGATACTTTCATATTTCGCCCATACCTTTAATACGATAAGGGAATTCAGGGAGGATTTTCACGGTATCGTCGTTTTCTTTCCTGGCCAAGATCCGGAAGATGAAAAAGAGAAGATGGCCAAAGAAAAGGATGAGGTACAGTATTTAAAATTGGTCGATGAAGTTCGGATCAAAAGAGATGAACCGAAGCTATCCGAAAAAATGGCCGAATTATATGGGGGGAGCGAGGAAGATTATAAGTTTGCTGGAGCGATGCTATTGAACCCGCAGTTTATGCAAGTCTACAACCAAATCATTGCAAACTCCTCTCAGGGAAATGGAGCTCAAGATACCTTTCAAGCCGACGATCCGGTTCCGGTGGAAGAGCAACCGCAGGAAGTCGATTCTGACTTAGTATTCGATCTTTGA
- a CDS encoding helix-turn-helix domain-containing protein yields the protein MPIQFHFKVEKIADNFVATCVEQPLCKASNLSREDLLENLSSILKEFLINNSKNNSNLFPLAKGPRGTIKVPVDPNIGFALLLRSIRVKRKLSQQQAAVLIGMKHLYNYQRLESPAHANPSLSTLGRIKHVFPELKFDQIF from the coding sequence ATGCCGATTCAATTTCATTTCAAAGTGGAGAAGATTGCTGATAACTTTGTTGCAACGTGCGTTGAACAACCGCTTTGCAAAGCTTCCAATCTATCGAGAGAGGATCTGCTGGAAAATTTGAGTTCTATTTTAAAAGAATTTCTAATTAATAATTCAAAGAATAATAGTAACTTGTTTCCTTTGGCGAAGGGGCCGAGGGGAACGATAAAAGTCCCCGTTGACCCTAATATAGGCTTTGCGCTTCTTCTTCGTTCTATTCGTGTAAAAAGAAAATTAAGTCAACAACAGGCCGCCGTTCTGATCGGCATGAAACATCTATACAATTATCAGCGACTTGAATCACCGGCGCATGCCAATCCTTCCCTTTCAACATTAGGAAGGATAAAGCATGTTTTTCCGGAGCTGAAATTCGATCAGATTTTTTAG
- a CDS encoding thermonuclease family protein: protein MQKNHVFSIFRRVPSFDVGPFFLIVVAIAFVITTDLRAETVIGEVVRVLDGDTIIVAREQERIVIRLSDIDCPEKDQEFGREAKEAISGFVMHKNVSVLIRGKDRYGRTIGTVYLSGDNINFRMIESGFAWWFYKYSRDELYRDAEILARKQNRGLWLNPSPLPPWEFRKLKTLRKKSNET from the coding sequence ATGCAAAAAAATCATGTTTTTTCAATATTTCGAAGGGTTCCCTCTTTTGATGTTGGGCCGTTCTTTCTTATAGTAGTTGCGATCGCTTTCGTTATCACAACCGACCTAAGGGCCGAAACCGTAATAGGGGAGGTGGTTCGCGTCCTAGATGGGGACACCATCATAGTCGCAAGGGAGCAAGAACGAATCGTTATTCGCCTTTCAGATATCGATTGTCCGGAGAAAGATCAAGAGTTCGGCAGAGAAGCGAAGGAGGCAATTTCAGGATTCGTAATGCACAAGAATGTTTCAGTGCTAATACGGGGAAAAGATCGCTATGGTCGAACAATCGGAACCGTTTATCTCTCGGGTGACAATATTAACTTTCGGATGATAGAAAGCGGTTTCGCCTGGTGGTTCTATAAGTATTCCCGCGATGAATTATACAGAGATGCAGAAATACTCGCCAGAAAACAAAATAGAGGATTATGGTTGAATCCCTCCCCCTTGCCTCCATGGGAATTTCGAAAACTTAAGACCTTGAGGAAAAAATCTAATGAGACATAG
- a CDS encoding SOS response-associated peptidase, giving the protein MCGRFYQNQQLAEWKGISDLIPRQLHFDGMDNIGPTDRATIITRPGGQFQTIGATFWLIPEYLEKREDAFKAATFNAKSETIFQLPSFRKPIIHRRCLIPTWGFYEANGPAKFKQPWFFHLKNGEPMVFAGIYTEWWTKPFLASNNEFSFSIITVPANALVAKYHAKKRMPVILRKEQFERWTHPDLQHTDEISSFFKIFPEEEMDVYPVSKELFKGLKGDRCIERIQLPINEPPEELSLF; this is encoded by the coding sequence ATGTGCGGCAGGTTCTATCAAAATCAACAATTAGCGGAATGGAAAGGGATTTCTGATTTGATTCCCAGACAGCTCCATTTCGACGGAATGGACAACATTGGGCCAACCGACCGGGCGACGATCATTACAAGACCGGGTGGTCAATTTCAAACGATTGGAGCAACATTTTGGCTAATACCAGAGTACCTTGAAAAGCGGGAGGATGCCTTTAAAGCCGCTACGTTCAATGCAAAGTCCGAAACCATCTTTCAGCTTCCTTCCTTCCGAAAGCCGATCATCCATAGACGCTGCTTGATTCCTACTTGGGGATTTTATGAAGCCAATGGTCCTGCGAAATTTAAACAACCTTGGTTCTTTCATTTAAAGAACGGGGAGCCCATGGTATTTGCGGGGATCTATACGGAATGGTGGACCAAACCATTCCTTGCTTCTAATAATGAATTTTCATTTTCTATCATTACGGTTCCGGCAAACGCCTTAGTGGCGAAATACCATGCTAAGAAGCGAATGCCGGTAATCCTTCGGAAAGAGCAATTTGAAAGGTGGACGCATCCGGATTTACAGCACACTGACGAGATATCTTCTTTCTTTAAGATTTTCCCGGAAGAAGAAATGGATGTGTACCCAGTGTCGAAGGAATTATTCAAGGGGCTGAAAGGCGATAGATGTATTGAAAGAATACAATTACCTATCAATGAACCCCCGGAAGAACTATCGCTATTCTAA
- a CDS encoding ParB/RepB/Spo0J family partition protein, whose protein sequence is MTARKVFNTTQAFAGSGTKPSADRPTQSNLLLRELASNEEGPSAIAGYEKIPINRIQSENNPRTNFDPTSIKELAANIKEFGLIQPITVRKKGDTYFLIAGERRLRAVKLNGDEFIEAIIKNVDKIDPERVPEYKLIENIQREDLTDLEVALSISVIKSRKNLTVSNLVQTFHKSESWVKQKLAHASAINDLVSSGTISDASVIGKVPTSILMEVLPALKQNGKGVLSWLLPQAEAGIFPKQAEARQFAKSFKAGPKEEVGPGTRSREEILVASIERIDLKIAKLRKLKKKQEQELSLLRQ, encoded by the coding sequence ATGACCGCACGAAAAGTATTCAATACCACTCAGGCCTTCGCAGGATCAGGAACAAAACCTTCCGCTGATCGGCCCACGCAAAGCAATCTTCTTTTGAGGGAACTCGCTTCGAACGAGGAAGGTCCTTCCGCGATTGCCGGTTATGAAAAAATCCCGATTAACCGAATCCAAAGCGAAAACAATCCGAGGACCAACTTTGACCCAACCTCTATCAAGGAACTTGCGGCCAACATAAAGGAATTTGGCCTTATCCAGCCCATCACCGTTCGCAAGAAAGGCGACACCTATTTCCTAATTGCTGGAGAGCGGCGTCTTCGTGCAGTCAAGTTGAATGGTGATGAATTTATAGAAGCAATAATCAAGAACGTCGACAAAATAGATCCGGAGCGCGTCCCGGAATATAAATTAATCGAAAATATTCAAAGGGAAGATCTAACGGATCTCGAGGTCGCACTCTCAATCTCAGTTATCAAATCACGGAAGAACCTAACGGTTTCGAATCTCGTTCAGACTTTCCATAAGTCAGAGTCTTGGGTTAAACAAAAACTTGCGCATGCGTCAGCGATAAACGACTTAGTGAGCTCAGGAACAATTTCTGATGCGTCGGTAATAGGGAAGGTTCCGACCTCGATTTTGATGGAAGTACTTCCAGCACTCAAACAAAACGGGAAGGGAGTTCTTTCATGGTTACTCCCCCAAGCAGAAGCGGGAATTTTCCCAAAGCAAGCGGAGGCAAGACAGTTTGCCAAATCTTTCAAAGCTGGGCCTAAAGAAGAAGTCGGACCGGGAACAAGAAGCCGAGAAGAAATCCTAGTTGCATCCATTGAAAGGATCGATCTAAAGATCGCAAAACTTAGGAAGTTGAAAAAGAAACAAGAGCAAGAACTTAGCTTGCTTCGCCAATGA
- a CDS encoding ParA family protein, translating to MKIFTIANVKGGVAKSTSAAHLSMSLARRGRTLAVDHDPQADLSDAFFPDEPPEFFDEANVFTVIRSETTLKESIRTKHGVDILTSAMELEDFQFHVSKNLSLLTKLREVLRKSDYDFIVIDTPGSGSAEMLSAFLAADSVIIPANPSKWAVRTIKKVFRKINEAVNFPGSTLASVSILPTIWGKSGRSEIIYEQLQQVPKLLEFLQTDGPGFEQVPIPVILPPIPQSTSIRDRTEFGEPLKEGTEGWLAYDLIADFITEHATVAK from the coding sequence ATGAAGATTTTTACTATCGCAAACGTAAAGGGTGGCGTTGCGAAGTCTACTTCGGCCGCCCACCTTTCCATGTCCCTGGCGCGTCGAGGCAGAACACTTGCTGTTGACCATGATCCGCAAGCGGATTTATCCGATGCCTTCTTTCCGGATGAACCGCCGGAGTTTTTCGATGAGGCAAACGTCTTTACGGTAATCCGATCCGAGACAACCCTGAAAGAATCCATACGGACAAAGCATGGGGTGGACATTCTTACATCGGCAATGGAGTTGGAAGATTTCCAATTCCATGTAAGCAAGAATCTTTCCCTATTAACCAAGCTGCGGGAAGTTCTAAGGAAGTCCGATTACGATTTCATCGTTATCGACACACCCGGTTCCGGATCCGCTGAAATGCTTTCAGCTTTTCTTGCCGCCGACTCCGTCATCATTCCAGCAAACCCATCCAAGTGGGCCGTCCGTACCATTAAGAAAGTCTTTCGGAAGATCAATGAAGCGGTGAATTTTCCGGGCTCCACCCTTGCCTCAGTCAGTATCCTTCCGACAATATGGGGAAAGTCGGGCCGAAGTGAGATAATCTATGAGCAACTCCAACAAGTCCCAAAACTTTTGGAATTTCTCCAAACAGACGGCCCCGGCTTCGAACAAGTTCCGATCCCGGTTATCCTTCCACCGATCCCTCAATCGACTTCCATTCGTGACAGAACGGAATTCGGTGAACCATTGAAGGAAGGAACGGAAGGTTGGCTGGCTTACGACCTAATCGCAGACTTTATCACAGAACATGCAACTGTCGCCAAATAG
- a CDS encoding LBL_2463 family protein: MSHLLLTRKNSFLESKVDFSSPEEVAEIKAFIQAIFSRKGYTKSSSTNVDLDRWSTWFCVRGEAGEILAAMRVVEKRPYNFLPIEQAIICDETPLRRYAVENYNTADWNNVAFSNTREGLKAAKQCFALAARFCIEKNYDMVYGFYDLKNPAIVKLYSKVGILPSEIFPKLVYFPGSTLNGTNVELTIIEITKQTLQNIVSKI; the protein is encoded by the coding sequence ATGTCACATTTACTACTGACCCGAAAAAATTCCTTCCTTGAGTCAAAAGTTGATTTTTCATCACCCGAGGAAGTGGCCGAAATTAAGGCCTTCATTCAGGCTATCTTCAGCCGTAAAGGTTATACGAAGTCCAGCTCGACTAATGTTGACTTGGATCGTTGGTCTACATGGTTTTGCGTTCGTGGAGAGGCCGGGGAAATCCTCGCCGCCATGAGGGTGGTAGAAAAGAGGCCCTACAATTTTCTTCCGATTGAACAAGCTATTATCTGTGATGAAACTCCACTCCGTAGATATGCAGTAGAAAATTATAATACTGCGGATTGGAATAATGTTGCGTTTAGCAATACAAGGGAAGGCTTAAAAGCAGCAAAACAATGCTTCGCACTTGCCGCTCGCTTTTGCATAGAAAAGAATTACGACATGGTCTATGGGTTTTACGACCTGAAAAATCCTGCCATTGTCAAGCTTTATTCAAAAGTTGGAATTCTCCCAAGTGAGATATTTCCCAAGCTAGTTTATTTTCCTGGATCAACGCTTAACGGTACGAATGTGGAGCTCACAATTATAGAAATTACAAAACAGACTTTACAAAACATTGTGTCAAAAATATAG
- a CDS encoding LIC10906 family membrane protein, with product MLFLAAINVICSFCTFFLGIYVFRTKVTVVPLRLRFSFLVLTLAATLWVIGSGMRNFIPLSLAQQIPNWTLGVTVLIPFFLLEVVRGATNRKHPSRGIRFAEALLLSYLLYSAFACKMIVVTGNISVYRPLLAYHILIAYAAFYCGSAVLLLISTIQKTEGNRKFMALIMTIGIAYGLCVALLFIYLLPIFGIFKGYLSSIGVLGWAIHWAIILVDYGALEISQVPSVLDERPILLKVFAPSLRLLQRFFCPNDYSERLRKERAALVEQIMLYDLDLRENANLSRQARYERVGERFALFL from the coding sequence ATGCTTTTTCTAGCGGCAATCAATGTAATTTGTTCATTTTGTACGTTTTTTCTAGGAATTTATGTCTTTCGGACAAAGGTTACCGTAGTTCCCTTGAGGCTGCGATTTTCCTTTTTGGTTCTGACACTTGCCGCCACACTTTGGGTAATCGGGTCCGGGATGAGAAATTTCATTCCTTTATCCCTTGCGCAACAAATTCCAAACTGGACGTTGGGGGTTACCGTTCTGATTCCCTTCTTTCTATTGGAAGTTGTTCGTGGAGCAACAAATAGGAAGCACCCCTCAAGGGGCATTCGCTTCGCTGAGGCTTTACTTCTCTCCTATCTCTTATACTCTGCATTCGCCTGTAAGATGATTGTAGTTACAGGTAATATCTCCGTGTATAGGCCGCTCCTAGCATACCACATATTGATCGCTTACGCAGCGTTCTATTGTGGATCAGCCGTGCTTCTGCTTATTTCAACGATTCAGAAGACCGAAGGAAATAGAAAATTTATGGCTCTTATAATGACGATCGGCATTGCGTATGGCCTTTGCGTCGCCTTACTGTTCATTTATTTACTTCCTATTTTTGGAATTTTCAAAGGCTACCTTTCATCAATCGGGGTATTGGGATGGGCAATTCACTGGGCTATTATCTTAGTTGATTATGGTGCATTAGAAATATCTCAAGTTCCGAGTGTGTTGGATGAACGACCCATCCTACTCAAAGTTTTTGCGCCAAGTTTGCGTCTCTTACAGAGATTTTTTTGTCCGAACGATTATTCGGAACGATTACGTAAGGAAAGGGCAGCGCTTGTTGAGCAAATCATGTTATACGATCTCGATTTAAGAGAAAATGCAAATTTAAGTCGCCAAGCGAGATATGAAAGGGTAGGGGAGAGGTTCGCACTCTTTCTCTAA